A region of Amyelois transitella isolate CPQ chromosome 19, ilAmyTran1.1, whole genome shotgun sequence DNA encodes the following proteins:
- the LOC106132617 gene encoding cyclin-Q, whose product MKDVIDVIALQNNRRERRLPDYRSAPGHSLATNFIFECGIKLGLQPATVATAAIFYHKFFKEADKNDYDCYVICTACLCAAGKSRDEPIKLRDAVNVAHNSINRGQGPMELGEEYWLWRGAVAQAELLVLRLLGFNLETPSHHRYLLHYLRSLQEWFPASQWRSAPIARTAMAFLQDFHHSPAILDYRAPHVAVACLTLALHVLGVSVPLASTLDDDAAWYSVFTKDLQKEKNWEIMEKIMQVYGREPEPI is encoded by the exons ATGAAAGACGTTATAGATGTAATAGCACTACAAAATAATAGGCGCGAAAGGCGTTTACCAGATTACAGAAGTGCTCCAGGTCACAGTTTAGCTACAAACTTTATCTTCGAATGCGGTATAAAACTTGGACTGCAACCGGCAACTGTAGCTACAGCAGCTATATTCTACCATAAATTTTTTAAGGAAGCTGACAAAAATGACTACGACTGTTACGTGATTTGTACGGCTTGCCTATGTGCAGCTGGGAAGTCGAGAGATGAGCCCATAAAGTTACGGGATGCTGTGAACGTTGCTCATAATTCTATAAACCGCGGCCAGGGTCCTATGGAGTTGGGCGAAGAATACTGGCTTTGGCGTGGCGCTGTAGCTCAAGCTGAGCTCTTAGTACTAAGATTATTGGGTTTCAATTTAGAAACACCTTCGCATCATAGATATTTGTTGCACTATTTACGATCACTGCAAGAATGGTTCCCTGCCTCTCAATGGCGATCAGCGCCGATTGCAAGAACTGCAATGGCTTTCCTGCAAGATTTTCATCATTCTCCGGCTATTTTGGACTACAGAGCACCTCATGTGGCTGTAGCGTGTTTGACATTGGCACTACATGTCTTAGGTGTGTCTGTGCCATTGGCATCTACGTTAGATGATGATGCAGCCTGGTATTCT GTATTTACTAAGGACTTGCAAAAAGAGAAGAATTgggaaataatggaaaaaataatgcaaGTGTATGGCAGGGAACCGGAGCCaatttag
- the LOC106132750 gene encoding cAMP-dependent protein kinase type II regulatory subunit: MSRPQGGRIQVPDDLREILLEFTISYLLEQPGDVINYAVEFFTRLQNNRTTTIVRGPTAGTPDESIISDEEEPPVARFNNRRKSVFAETYDPEEDDSDEGAAAVFPKTDAQRSRLAEAVRGILLFRSLDAQQMQQVLDAMFEKRTEPGEYVIRQGDDGDNFYVIENGVFDVLVTGEDRVEKVVHTYEGSGSFGELALMYNMPRAASVRAQTPGALWAMDRHTFRRILLKSAFKKRKLYEALLDNVPMLKALQSYERSNLADALVPRTLNDGELIIRQGDTADGMYFVEEGSVSIRISREDGNETEVKRLGKGGYFGELALVTHKPRAASAYAVGPTKVAFLDVETFERLLGPCMEIMKRNIDDYEEQLVKLFGDKSNLTDVR; the protein is encoded by the exons ATGAGCAGGCCTCAAGGCGGACGCATACAAGTCCCGGATGACCTTAGAGAGATTTTATTGGAGTTCACAATAAGTTACCTTCTGGAGCAGCCGGGGGACGTGATCAACTACGCGGTCGAGTTCTTCACAAGGTTACAGAACAACAGGACGACCACCATAGTGAGAGGCCCTACCGCCGGCACGCCCGATGAGTCCATAATATCGGATGAAGAAG AGCCGCCTGTGGCGCGCTTCAACAACCGACGCAAGTCCGTGTTCGCGGAGACATATGACCCTGAAGAAGATGACTCCGACGAGGGGGCGGCCGCCGTGTTCCCAAAAACTGACGCACAGCGGTCGCGCCTGGCGGAGGCGGTGCGAGGAATCCTGCTCTTCCGTTCGCTGGATGCCCAACAAATGCAGCAG GTGCTCGACGCGATGTTCGAGAAGCGCACGGAGCCCGGCGAGTACGTGATCCGGCAAGGCGACGACGGCGACAACTTCTACGTCATCGAGAACGGCGTGTTTGACGTGCTCGTCACCGGCGAGGACCGCGTGGAGAAG GTGGTGCACACGTACGAGGGGTCGGGGTCGTTCGGCGAGCTGGCGCTCATGTACAACATGCCGCGGGCGGCGTCGGTGCGCGCGCAGACGCCGGGCGCGCTGTGGGCCATGGACCGCCACACGTTCCGCCGCATCCTGCTCAAGAGCGCCTTCAAGAAGCGCAAGCTGTACGAGGCGCTTCTGGACAACGTGCCGATGCTGAAGGCTCTACAG TCGTACGAGCGCTCCAACCTGGCCGACGCTCTCGTGCCGCGCACCCTGAACGACGGCGAGCTGATCATCCGGCAGGGGGACACCGCGGACGGCATGTACTTCGTGGAGGAAGGCTCTGTCAGCATCCGCATCAGCCGCGAGGACGGCAACGAGACCGAAGTCAAGCGGCTgg gCAAAGGTGGATATTTCGGCGAGTTGGCTCTGGTCACCCACAAGCCTCGCGCCGCCTCCGCTTACGCTGTCGGTCCCACCAAGGTGGCAT TCCTGGACGTGGAAACCTTCGAGCGTCTCCTCGGGCCGTGCATGGAGATCATGAAACGCAACATCGATGATTACGAGGAGCAACTCGTGAAGCTGTTCGGCGATAAGAGCAACCTGACAGACGTGCGATGA